Within the Senegalia massiliensis genome, the region GGGAAATCAAAAAATGCTATGATAGTATTTGAACAAAAAACAATTACATCAGATGCAGCAATTTTACTTGCAAATATGGCAGCTATTACTGGACATATTGCAAGACCTAGAAATGGTATAATTCAATTAAAACAAAATACTAATAGTCAAGGTCTTAAAGATATGGGAATAACTAAAGGATATGATTATCTAAAGTATAATATTGAAAACAAAAATATAAAAGGATTATTAGTATTTGGAGAAGATATGTTAAATGTTAACCTTGAAAGTTTAGAATTTTTAATGGTTCAAGATACACATCTTACTGATACAGCTAAAAGGGCTGATATAGTATTACCAGCAGTTGGATTTGCTGAAACAAGTGGTACAATAACTAATACTGAAAGAAAAATTCAAAGTTTAAAGAAAGCCATAAAACCTTTAGTCGATTATGAAAATTGGCAAGTAATAATGAAGCTTTCAAATATATTAGGTAAGAATTTTGATTATTTAAGTGCTAGAGAGATATTGATTGATATTGAAAAATCAAATTCTAATTATTTTGGACTTACAAAAACAAATGATAAAGATATATATTGGCCAATAGGTAGTAATAGAGTACTTTATGTAGATGGTTTTAATACTAAGAGTAAAAAAGCAGAATTGAAAAATGTAGAAGATGGGATATTCTTTGTTGAAGACATAAATACAAATAATTTAACAAAGAGCTTTACTAAATATCTTAAAAAAGAAAAGTTAATATAATAAAAAAAGCACATTTAAATATAAATATTTAAATGTGCTTTTTTATAGGTTTAATATTAAAAATTGTTAATAAATTTAATGTTAGGGTAAATAAACTAAATAACAAAATAGATTCTAGGAGGAAATAAAGATGTTTGAAAAGGGAGAAAAATTGAATCATGATTATGAAAATGATATAGAAATATTTACCTTTGGTGATTTTGATATTCGTATAGGTAATAAATCTATAATTGAAGGATTAGGTAGAAGATATAAGATTTTAGAATTACTTAAATTTTTCATCTCTTATAAAAACAAAAAATTGCTCCCAGAAATAATTATAGAAAATTTATTTGAATATAATGAATCTGATGATTTGAAAAATGTATTAAGAACTCAAATATTTAGACTTAGAAAGTTTATAGAAGAAATAAAAAGACAAATTAATATAAATGAATTATTATTTGATATAGAATTTATAAATGGATATTACATATTAAAGATAAGTGATAACTTAAAAATAGACAATGATATATTTGAATTAAGCATCGAAAAAGCTAATATGATGAATTTAAACTCTCTAAAAGCAGCTAATTATTATGAAAAAGCTTTAAAAGTATATATTGGTGAATATATGGGAGAATGTAGTTGTGGAGATTGGATAATACCTATTAGAAATAGATATAATAGAATATTTATTCATTCAGCAAATAAATTAATAAGTATATATAAAGAAAATAGTATGTTTAAAGAAATAGCTGATATATGTGAAAAGGTTATAGAAATACAACCATTTGATGAAACATTTCATATATATTATATGGAAGCATTAAAGGAAATGGGTCAAATTAAGCATGCTTTGAGTTATTATGAGTATACTACCTATAAAATGTATAAAGATTATGATATGAAACCTTCAATTGCAATGAAGGATTTATATAGGAAATTACAAATAGCAAATGGAGAAAAAATAATAACAGATTTATATTTTATTGAAAAAAGATTAAAGGATAGTGAGGTTCAAGGGGCTATGTATTGTGATTTAGAGTATTTCAAGTTTTTATATAATCTTGAAAAAAGAAAAAGTATACGTGGAAATGTAGACACTTATATTAGTTTAATCACTTTAAATCATAAAAAAAGAACAACAGATAATCTTAAACAATCAAGAAATGTATTGAAAGCTATTTTGTTAAAAAGTTTAAGAAAAGGTGATGTAATAACATTTTGGAATGAAGATCAAGCAATTATAATGATTACAGAAATAAAATCAGAGTTTTTATATTTAATAGAAGATAGAATACAAAAGCAGTTTAGAAAGTATTTAAAAGGTAATTGTAATTTAGAGTTTAAATTTAATAAAATTTCAAATAGCATTATATAGATTTAAAAACTTCAGATTTTATTCTGAAGTTTTTTTATGTTATTTTATTTTGTAATTAAAATGTAATGCATAAAAAATTAATATATAATACATAAAAAATCAATATAAAACTTATTTGAACTTACTCTAAAATTATACTAGGGTATCTTTATAATAACGTAAAATAAATAATGGAGGTGAAAGTTTAGATGAAGAATTTTCGCAACAAAGGTTTAATTATATATATATTAATTTTATCTTTAGTATTTGTAAATGGTTTTTTACCTATAGTTTATGGTGATTCTGAAGAGGTTCAAAAGGAAGAATCAAACCAAAAAGAATCAAACTTAGAACCATTAAATAAGGAAAATATAAAAAATGAATCATTAACTCAAGAAGATAAATCTAAAGAAGATCCTAAAGAATCAAAACCAGAAGAGAAGCTAGAAGAAAATACAAAATCAAAACCAGAACCAGAAGAAAAGGAACAAAAAAAAGAAATGTTGAAAGCTAATTTATCACTTGAAATTAAGACAGATAAAAATTCATATAAGCCATGGGAAAATATAGTATATACAGTTCAAGTTAAAAATGAAGGAAATGTAGATTTGAAAAATGTAATAGTAAAGGATAGTATTACAAATTTAAATCAAAATATAAAACTATTAAAAATTGGAGAAACAAAAGAAATAAAGACCATTTATAATAAATTTTCTTCATTAGAAAGAAGAGTAAAAGTAAATACATTTATAGTAAGCACTAAATTTAATAATGAATCTATAACTCAAAATAAAAAAGTGGAAGTTAAATTATTAAAACCAGAAATAATAAAGAAAAAGAATTCTAGTTCAGCATTTATTGAAGAACATGAGATTGAAAAATTCCCTAAAGAGTATCAAAAATTTTTAGATGAGTTATTTAAAGAAAGCATTGCTAAAAGTAGTATATTTAGTGCATTATCTACTTATCGAAATCCTGATCCTCAATTTGAAGATACAATAACAGTGGATAAAACTGCTGAAAGTGTAGAAGGATGTAGAGAATATTTAGTTACATTAGAAATTGATGGTGAAATACCACAAAAACCAATAGATGTAATACTTGTAATAGATAGATCAGGAAGTATGAATGATGGTTCAGCTATAACTTATGCTAAAAATGCAGCTAAAAGTTTTTCTCAGACAGTATTACAAAATCCTAACAGTAGAGTAGCATTAGTATCGTATGCATATTCAGGAAGCATATATGGTTGGGGTAGTATAAATGATGCAACATTAGATACTAATTTTACCAATAATTATAACTTAATATCTAATGAAATCAATTCATTAGTTGCAAATGGAGGAACAAATGCGGAAGCGGGTTTTAGAACAGCTAGAATTACTATGGCTAATAATTCTAGACCAGAAGCAAATAAAGCTATAGTATTTTTAACAGATGGAGTACCTACAGTAAGTATTGGTAATTGGTATGGTCCTAGTGAACCTACTTATATAAATAATCATGCACAAGCTGCTATAAATGAAGGACAAAATTCACAAAATGTAGCTAGAGTATTTACAGTAGGATTGTTAAATGGAGTACCAGCACAAAGTTTAGGAGTTGCCAGAAGTGTATTACAACAAGCTCAAGATTCAGGATATTATGAAACTTTTTCAGCAGCAGATTTGACACAAATATACAATGAAATATCAGAAAATTTAAATTTTATTGCAAAAGATGCAGTAGTAAAAGATAAAATTAATGATAACTTTGTATATGTAGAAGGAAGTCTTTCAAGTAATGAAGCAACATATGATGAAAATACTCATGAAATTACTTGGAATGCCGGAACAATAACGGAAAAAACAACTTTAACATATAAAATAAAAGCTAAATGTTCATTTGAAGGAGGAAATGATATACCTACAAATGATTGGGCAAAATTAAATTATATAGATGTAAATGATGAAGAAAAGACTAAAGATTTTCCTGTACCTAAAGTAGATGTAATAGAACCATTAAAAGTAGATTTAGGACCAGATTTAGAAATGACAGGTGACACTGTTAATCTTGCAGATAATATTCAGATAAACTCTGGTCATCCACCATATACTTATATTTGGACTAGTAGTAGTGATCCAACATGGGTATCATATGATGCTAATCCTCAAGTAAGTCCTAATGAAGATACCACTTACAAATTAGTATTAAAAGATAAATATGGTGAAGAAGGATGTAGTGCATGTATAGCAGAGGATGAAATAGTGGTAAAGGTAATAAGGGGAAGTATAACAATAGAAAAGATAGTAATTAATGAAGACCCTAGTACCAAATTTTCTATATGGATAGATGGACCTGAAGAAAAACAATGGGCATTATATATAAAAGAAGGAGAAACGAAAACTATAGAAAATTTAAAACCAGGAAATTACAATATTAATGAAATTGTACCTATGAATTATGAATTAGTAGGTTATAGTCAGCAAATAGTTACTATAAGTTCTGAAAATCTTCATCAAACAGTTACTATAACTAATAAAAGAATTAATGATAGTTGGTTTTATGATGATGATGAAAAGCCTAATAAGTTTAAAGTTCAGCTAGAACAATAACTTAATATCTATAATATGAGGGGATGAAAATATGGAGGGACATAATGACTATAAAATTAAGAATATTTTTAAAATTACAGAAAATATATTCCTTTATATGGTATTAGTTATAACTGTAATTTTGATTATAGTTACAGTGAGAAGTCGTTTTAAAGGAGAACAGCCCTCTATATTTGGATATAAAATATATGAAGTACAGAGTGGAAGCATGAATCCAACTATAAATGTGGGAAGTTTAATAATAGTAAAACAAATTAATCCTAAAGATATAAAAACAAATGACATAATAACTTATAAAGGTTCAACACAATCACTAGTAACTCATAGAGTAGTTGATATACAAAAAAAAGAAGAATTTAATTTCGTTACTAAAGGTGATGCAAATACAACTCCAGACCCATTAGTTGTAAGAGGAGAAGATGTTTTTGGAAAAGTTATATTTAGCATACCAATAATAGGATATATATTGAATTTTTTGAAGACTAATATATATTTTATTATATCAATAATTCTTTTAATAATTTTAACTTTTATTTATATAAAAAAGCAAGTTAATAAGAAGTCTTTATAGGAGGTGAATCAATTTAAATTTATTAAAAGTTTAAGTCAAATAAGTTCTAAACGATAAGGGCAAACTCTAGGTAAACTTAGAGGACGCAAAACTAAAGGGCCTTTTAAATGGCAGCCAGTTACCGAATCAATTAAAAATTTGAGGAGGTATTGTAAATGAAAAAAAGATTAATAATTACTTTATCATTAGTAGCTATAGCTATACTTGCAATAGGAGGAACAATGGCTTGGTTTACAAGCACACCAGAAGCAATTGATAATACTTTTAAAGCTGGAACGGTAGATATAGAAGTTAATGAAAATGGATTTGAAAATATAACTAATTGGAACCCTGGAGATGAAACAAATAAAGATGTAACTGTAATTAGTAAAGGAACTAAAAAGACTTATGTAAGAGTTCAATTAACACCTACTTGGAGTAATGAAATGTCAATAGATAATGTAGAATTAATGATAAATAGTAATGATTGGATATTACATGATGGATGGTATTATTACAAGTATATTTTAGAAGAAAATGAAGAGACAAGTAAATTATTAGATAGTGTTAAGCTTTTAGGTGAAGAGACAGGGAATGATTATCAAGGTGCAACTTTTACACTAAATGTAAAAGCAGAATCAGTTCAAGCATCAAATGATGCATATAAAGATGTTTGGGGATTGACGTCACTTCCTTCAGGATTAGAAGAATACTAATAATTAAGATGTACAATAATAAATAAAGGCATATGGAATAAGAACATATGCCTTTATAATAAATTTAAAGGAGGAGGCAGGTGATATGAGAAATAACTATAAATTTATTTTGGTAATGATATTTACTTTTTTTATAAGCTTTACAATGTTGATAGTATCTAATAACAGTTATGCTGATGATATTGAAATAATAGGAAAAGATTTAGGATTAGTTATAGAATCTTCTAGAGAAAAATTCTTTGATTTTCAAATTTTAAATCCTGGAGACATTAAAAAAGGTTCAATAACATTAAAAAATGATTACGAATATCCTTTTAATTTATATATGAAAGCAGAAAGAATTGGTGAAATAGATAGTGTAGATTTATTAAATCAACTTATTCTTCAAATTAATTATGATGGAGAATTAATATTTGAAGGTTCTATGAATAATTTTGCAAAAGAAAATATTTATTTAGGAAAATTAGAAATGGGAGATGTTCAAAAACTTGATGCTACTGTAAAACTTCCAGGACCTGAAACTGGAAATGAATTTCAAGGTAAAAAAGTAGATGTAAAATGGATTTTTACAGCACAAACTGAAAGAGTATTAGGTGAATATGATGGACCAAATGAGGAAGTAGTAGATGAACAAGAAGTAGTTGATGATGGAGTTACTTATACACCAAAGATGCCACAAACAGGAGAAATGATTCCATATCTATTATATGGAGTAGGAATAAGTTCTTTATTAATAGGAATAATATTGAAATTCAAAAAATAGTCTGGATTTAGAATCAGACTATTTTTATTATGTAAAATTACTTTTAATATTTGAGTAATTATCATATTATATAAGGGTATATAATTACATATAAACTCAATGAGAGGGAGATCTATATGAATAAACTTATAAAATCAGCATTATTTCAAAGAAAGTTTGTAATAATACTTGTTTTAGCAATAATAGCATTTGGAGTATATACTTATTTTGAAATGCCAAAACAAGAAAATCCAGAAGCAATTAGTCCAGTAGGTATGATCACAACAATTTATCCAGGAGCTAGGACTGAAGAAGTTAGAGAAGACATTACAGAACATGTAGAAAATGCTATTACTGGCATAGATGGTGTAGAAAAGATACAATCTGTTTCTAGAGATAATGTGTCGTTAGTAATAGTACAACTTAGCTATGAAGTAGATAAAGAAAAACAATGGGAAGTACTTCGTTCAGAACTTGAAACTATAGAATTACCAAGTGATGTTCAATCTCCCTCACTTGATACAGATCTTATAAATACAACAGGTGTAATGTTAAGTATCAATACTTCTGATAATGAAATAAACGAAATGAAAAATATTGAAAAGCTATCAACAGATATAAAATCAAAATTAAACGATATAGAGCAAATAAACGAAACTAATATATTAGGTATATTAGAAGAAAACATAATAATAGATATAGATTTAGAAAAATTAAGGTCTGCAAACCTAACTTTGGAAAATATAAACGATATTTTAACAGCCCAAAACATTGACATACCATTAGGAGGCTTACAAACAAAAGAAGGTAATATAAGCATTTCATATAATAAAGAAGATAGTATTGAAGACATAAAGAAGATAGTGTTAGGATTAAATCCACAGACAAACGCGCCTATAACTCTAGGTAGTATTTCTGAAATAAAATACGAATATACCGATGATACAATATTTATGCATAATGGAAACTCATCTGTACTTATTACATCTTATTTTGATAAAGATAGTAATATATTATTAGCAGAAGAAGAAATAAATGATGTGATTTCTCTATTTGAAAAAGAATTAGATGAAAATACTCAAATAGATAAAATAATATTTCAGCCAGAAGATGTTAAAAATTCTGTAAATGACTTTATAATAAATTTACTTCAAGCAATAGTTTTAGTACTTATAGTAGTTTTTATAGGTATGGGTTATAAAAATGCATTTGTAGTTTCAGTGACTATTCCACTTTCTATAATGCTTACTATTATATCTATGTCATTTTTAAATATTAATATACAACAAATATCTATTGCAGCACTTATTATATCCCTTGGTATATTAGTAGATAACTCAATAGTTATAACTGATGCAATACAAGTAAAATTAGATGAAAATATATCTATTATGGAAGCAGTTTATTTAGGAACTAAAGAATCAAGTATTCCAGTACTTACATCAACACTTACTACTATAATGGCATTTGCACCACTTATAACATTACCAGGTGAGGCAGGAGAGTTTGCAAAATCTTTACCACAAGTAGTTATTATAGCTTTAATTGCATCATATATAGTTTCTATAACAGTAACTCCTGTACTTGCAAGTTTACTTCTTAAAAATAGTCATAGAAAAGCAAGAAATCGAAAACATTTTAAAGGATTATTAGAAAATACACTTTTAAAAAGCATGAAATATACTAAAACTACTTTGTTTATAGTATTAGTATTAATAATTATATCAGGTTTTATGCTGGTAAACATGAGACTTGAAGTATTTCCTTATGCAGATAATAACATAGCATATATTGATATAAACGCAGAAGAAAATGATATAGCTCAAACACAACAAATTGTAGAAGACGTAAAAGAAGTATTAAATGATAGAGATTATATAAATGAATATACATCATCAATAGGAGGACCAATACCTAAATTTTATATAACAAATCCTCCGTATTTTAAATCGCCTGATTTAGGGCAAGTAATGTTTAGATTTAATGAAGAAAAAATTGCTGAATATAAAAATAAGAAGTATTTTGCATATGAACTTCAAAATGAGCTAAATGATAAAATAGAAGGTGGAACAGCGACAGTTAATTTACTTGCACTTACAAACCCAGGACCTGATATTGATATAACTCTTTCTGCCGATGAATTTAAAGATATAGAAAATGTAGCAAATAATATAAAAGAAGAAATGAATGATATGAATAGCTTATATAACATTACTTTAGAACAACCCTCTATAATAGAAGAATATGAGATTATTCCAAATAAAGAACAAATGTCAATATTAGGACTTACAAGTTATGATATACAAAGACAAGTGAACCTTGCATTGAATAAAACTCAGATTGGGGAAGTTAACATAGATGATGAAAGTAAAAATATTTTGTTGTATGCCAATCCAAATACCATAGATGAATTACAAAATATACCTATTAAATCTCCTAATAGTCAACAAATATTAGTATTAAAAGATGTAGTAGAAATGGAAGAGGATACTAGGTCAGAAGAATTAAATAGATTCAATAGAAAGCCATTTATCAAAATAACAGCTGAAGTAAACCCTGATAAATCTACTTTAGTAGAACAAAGTAAAGTTGAAGAAATAATAGATAATAAAAAAACAGATGATATTAAAGTTACATTTGGAGGAGAAAAAGAAATATTTAGAAAATATTTAAGTGGTCTTGGTATAGCTGCACTTATAGCACTTGTAGGAGTGTACCTAATATTACTTCTTCAATTTAGATCCATACTTCAACCACTTATAATACTTATAACTGTACCATTATCTGTAATAGGAGTAGTTTTTGGAGTTTTTATATTTAGACTACCTCTTACATTTACAGTAGGACTTGGAGCAGCAAGTCTTATAGGTATTGTTGTTAATAATGCAATACTAATAATAGAATATATAAATAGAGAGAGGGAGAAGGGAAGAAGTATAAAAGAAGCTTGTATAGAATCAGCGAAAAAAAGATTAAGACCAATATTATTAAGTAGTATTACAACAGTGATAGGTCTTATTCCATTAGTTTTATCTGGGAGTTCATTTTTCACACCACTAGCTGTAGGACTTATGGTAGGTCTTATATTCTCAACACTTCTTACTCTTGTTGTAATACCAATAGCATATAATAGTCTTGTAAAAGAAAATTAAAATTGCTTTTTTATATTAATTGTAGTATTATATAATTAGTTAAATAATATGAAGTATAGTTTGAGGGGAAACAGGTTAAACTCCTGTACGGTCCCGCCACCGTATGGTATAAATATATACTAAGTCGGAATACCTTAAATTATATAAAATCACTTAAAACTTCACGTGGAAATGAAGTGGTGTGGTATATAAAATGACTTTATTAACCCTTCCACTCTCATAGTGGAAGGGTTTTTTTAGATACATTAAATACATAAATATAAGGAGGAATTATAATGAGTAAAAAAAGTTTAATAATTATTATAGCTTTAGTTTTAGCATTAGGGCTTGTATTTGCATATCAGACTTTTTTATCTCCAGAATCAGTAGAAGGAGCTAAAGAAGTAGAAATACAGGTAATAAATGAAAAAGAGAATGTGGATAAGACATTTACCTATAACACCGATGATGAATATTTAATAGATTTATTAGAAAACAATAAAGATGAGATTGGTGTAACTCTTACAGATTCAGATTTTGGAAAAATGGTTACTGCTATGATGGATTATGAAGCAAAAGAAAGTGAACAAGAATTTTGGCAAATTCAAGT harbors:
- a CDS encoding efflux RND transporter permease subunit, translated to MNKLIKSALFQRKFVIILVLAIIAFGVYTYFEMPKQENPEAISPVGMITTIYPGARTEEVREDITEHVENAITGIDGVEKIQSVSRDNVSLVIVQLSYEVDKEKQWEVLRSELETIELPSDVQSPSLDTDLINTTGVMLSINTSDNEINEMKNIEKLSTDIKSKLNDIEQINETNILGILEENIIIDIDLEKLRSANLTLENINDILTAQNIDIPLGGLQTKEGNISISYNKEDSIEDIKKIVLGLNPQTNAPITLGSISEIKYEYTDDTIFMHNGNSSVLITSYFDKDSNILLAEEEINDVISLFEKELDENTQIDKIIFQPEDVKNSVNDFIINLLQAIVLVLIVVFIGMGYKNAFVVSVTIPLSIMLTIISMSFLNINIQQISIAALIISLGILVDNSIVITDAIQVKLDENISIMEAVYLGTKESSIPVLTSTLTTIMAFAPLITLPGEAGEFAKSLPQVVIIALIASYIVSITVTPVLASLLLKNSHRKARNRKHFKGLLENTLLKSMKYTKTTLFIVLVLIIISGFMLVNMRLEVFPYADNNIAYIDINAEENDIAQTQQIVEDVKEVLNDRDYINEYTSSIGGPIPKFYITNPPYFKSPDLGQVMFRFNEEKIAEYKNKKYFAYELQNELNDKIEGGTATVNLLALTNPGPDIDITLSADEFKDIENVANNIKEEMNDMNSLYNITLEQPSIIEEYEIIPNKEQMSILGLTSYDIQRQVNLALNKTQIGEVNIDDESKNILLYANPNTIDELQNIPIKSPNSQQILVLKDVVEMEEDTRSEELNRFNRKPFIKITAEVNPDKSTLVEQSKVEEIIDNKKTDDIKVTFGGEKEIFRKYLSGLGIAALIALVGVYLILLLQFRSILQPLIILITVPLSVIGVVFGVFIFRLPLTFTVGLGAASLIGIVVNNAILIIEYINREREKGRSIKEACIESAKKRLRPILLSSITTVIGLIPLVLSGSSFFTPLAVGLMVGLIFSTLLTLVVIPIAYNSLVKEN
- a CDS encoding BsaA family SipW-dependent biofilm matrix protein; translated protein: MKKRLIITLSLVAIAILAIGGTMAWFTSTPEAIDNTFKAGTVDIEVNENGFENITNWNPGDETNKDVTVISKGTKKTYVRVQLTPTWSNEMSIDNVELMINSNDWILHDGWYYYKYILEENEETSKLLDSVKLLGEETGNDYQGATFTLNVKAESVQASNDAYKDVWGLTSLPSGLEEY
- a CDS encoding signal peptidase I; the protein is MEGHNDYKIKNIFKITENIFLYMVLVITVILIIVTVRSRFKGEQPSIFGYKIYEVQSGSMNPTINVGSLIIVKQINPKDIKTNDIITYKGSTQSLVTHRVVDIQKKEEFNFVTKGDANTTPDPLVVRGEDVFGKVIFSIPIIGYILNFLKTNIYFIISIILLIILTFIYIKKQVNKKSL
- a CDS encoding vWA domain-containing protein, which encodes MKNFRNKGLIIYILILSLVFVNGFLPIVYGDSEEVQKEESNQKESNLEPLNKENIKNESLTQEDKSKEDPKESKPEEKLEENTKSKPEPEEKEQKKEMLKANLSLEIKTDKNSYKPWENIVYTVQVKNEGNVDLKNVIVKDSITNLNQNIKLLKIGETKEIKTIYNKFSSLERRVKVNTFIVSTKFNNESITQNKKVEVKLLKPEIIKKKNSSSAFIEEHEIEKFPKEYQKFLDELFKESIAKSSIFSALSTYRNPDPQFEDTITVDKTAESVEGCREYLVTLEIDGEIPQKPIDVILVIDRSGSMNDGSAITYAKNAAKSFSQTVLQNPNSRVALVSYAYSGSIYGWGSINDATLDTNFTNNYNLISNEINSLVANGGTNAEAGFRTARITMANNSRPEANKAIVFLTDGVPTVSIGNWYGPSEPTYINNHAQAAINEGQNSQNVARVFTVGLLNGVPAQSLGVARSVLQQAQDSGYYETFSAADLTQIYNEISENLNFIAKDAVVKDKINDNFVYVEGSLSSNEATYDENTHEITWNAGTITEKTTLTYKIKAKCSFEGGNDIPTNDWAKLNYIDVNDEEKTKDFPVPKVDVIEPLKVDLGPDLEMTGDTVNLADNIQINSGHPPYTYIWTSSSDPTWVSYDANPQVSPNEDTTYKLVLKDKYGEEGCSACIAEDEIVVKVIRGSITIEKIVINEDPSTKFSIWIDGPEEKQWALYIKEGETKTIENLKPGNYNINEIVPMNYELVGYSQQIVTISSENLHQTVTITNKRINDSWFYDDDEKPNKFKVQLEQ
- a CDS encoding DUF4430 domain-containing protein, which encodes MSKKSLIIIIALVLALGLVFAYQTFLSPESVEGAKEVEIQVINEKENVDKTFTYNTDDEYLIDLLENNKDEIGVTLTDSDFGKMVTAMMDYEAKESEQEFWQIQVNGKDAETGVAEIPLTDGDKYKFELTNY
- a CDS encoding BTAD domain-containing putative transcriptional regulator, whose amino-acid sequence is MFEKGEKLNHDYENDIEIFTFGDFDIRIGNKSIIEGLGRRYKILELLKFFISYKNKKLLPEIIIENLFEYNESDDLKNVLRTQIFRLRKFIEEIKRQININELLFDIEFINGYYILKISDNLKIDNDIFELSIEKANMMNLNSLKAANYYEKALKVYIGEYMGECSCGDWIIPIRNRYNRIFIHSANKLISIYKENSMFKEIADICEKVIEIQPFDETFHIYYMEALKEMGQIKHALSYYEYTTYKMYKDYDMKPSIAMKDLYRKLQIANGEKIITDLYFIEKRLKDSEVQGAMYCDLEYFKFLYNLEKRKSIRGNVDTYISLITLNHKKRTTDNLKQSRNVLKAILLKSLRKGDVITFWNEDQAIIMITEIKSEFLYLIEDRIQKQFRKYLKGNCNLEFKFNKISNSII